The Primulina eburnea isolate SZY01 chromosome 6, ASM2296580v1, whole genome shotgun sequence genome contains a region encoding:
- the LOC140834281 gene encoding uncharacterized protein, whose amino-acid sequence MVQKLTLLHASLLSPQVVGCISPPPSPFQFSFNHPFRYSDVLVFLGCVIRRMMTLCIIAAKSLIPTKNLSSFQYLCSINIDFCWKLRFIYFSSLAQQSSHCRSQFNYSSFKSDGNNTIVNASDRKVASSSGVSQNMILRALKENPGAFRDIYWVVPDCFNYLVVDSNLFLTIIHSIRHQPKMVLRIFRWAEGRKGFQHSEFVFCSVLEVLVSNGLMRSAYWVMEKVINMNMHGMTDVLVDGYIENEVSGKILDLLLWLYTKKSDVEKCLSVFDKMLKNGFLPDVKNCNRILRILRDMDFVEKAREVYTLMARFDIKPTIVTYNTMLDLFCKEGKVQQALELLMEMQKKGCFPNDVTYNVLINGLSKIGEFEQAKELITEMFKKGLKVSAYAYNSLLSGYCRMGMLVEAMGLGEEMEIRGSLPTVSTYNAFMHGFCKRGRVGYAMQWVPVMLKKNLVLDIISYNTLIHGYCLLGNIREALFLLSEIRKRNLSPSAVTYNTIMDGLSRLGDLEGARRLKDEMINHGISPDIFTYTILINGSYRTGNLWMANEFYLEMLHKGLEPDHYAYTTLVAGKMKLGDISAAFKLQEEILAKGFPPDVITYNVFVDVVAKFGDLEQACELLLKMMQDGIMPDHITYTSIIHAHLELGYLTKARELFHEMLSKGLFPSVVTYTILIHAHVGKGRLELGRLYFSEMQEKGIWPNVITYNVLINGLCKYRKMDEAYRIFSKMQSNGIMPNKYTYTILMSENCDQGNWQEVVRLYKEMLDRGIQPDSVTHGAFFKHFRRDYKSLAVQYLECIVLGDR is encoded by the coding sequence ATGGTTCAAAAGCTAACGCTGCTCCACGCTTCGCTTTTGTCGCCGCAGGTGGTAGGCTGCATCTCTCCTCCACCATCTCCATTCCAATTCTCATTCAACCATCCTTTTCGATATTCGGATGTACTCGTCTTCCTTGGATGCGTGATTCGTCGCATGATGACACTATGTATCATCGCGGCAAAATCTCTCATCCCAACCAAAAACCTCAGCTCCTTTCAATATCTTTGTTCCATTAACATTGATTTTTGTTGGAAGTTACGCTTTATTTACTTCTCTTCTCTTGCTCAGCAATCCTCGCATTGCCGCTCACAATTCAATTACAGTAGTTTCAAGTCTGATGGGAACAACACGATTGTAAATGCAAGTGACAGAAAGGTTGCATCTTCAAGTGGGGTTAGTCAAAATATGATTTTGAGAGCATTGAAAGAAAATCCAGGGGCTTTTAGAGACATTTATTGGGTTGTTCCAgattgttttaattatttggttGTGGATTCTAATTTGTTTCTAACTATCATTCATTCGATTCGCCACCAGCCAAAGATGGTGTTGAGGATATTCCGGTGGGCAGAGGGGCGAAAAGGGTTTCAGCATTCGGAGTTTGTGTTCTGCAGTGTTTTAGAAGTGCTAGTGAGTAATGGTTTGATGAGGTCTGCTTATTGGGTGATGGAAAAAGTCATTAACATGAATATGCATGGCATGACTGACGTTTTAGTTGACGGATATATAGAAAATGAGGTTTCTGGTAAGATACTTGATTTGTTATTATGGCTGTATACAAAGAAATCGGATGTTGAGAAGTGTCTAAGTGTTTTTGATAAAATGCTGAAGAATGGTTTTTTACCGGATGTAAAGAATTGCAATAGGATTCTTAGAATACTCAGGGATATGGATTTTGTTGAAAAAGCTAGGGAGGTGTATACATTGATGGCCCGGTTTGATATTAAGCCGACTATTGTTACATACAATACAATGTTagatttattttgtaaagaaggGAAGGTGCAGCAGGCGCTTGAACTTTTGATGGAGATGCAGAAGAAGGGTTGCTTTCCGAATGATGTTACCTATAATGTGTTGATCAATGGGTTGTCAAAGATAGGTGAATTTGAGCAGGCAAAGGAGCTGATCACAGAGATGTTTAAGAAAGGGTTAAAGGTGTCTGCTTATGCATACAACTCTCTCTTAAGCGGGTACTGTCGGATGGGAATGCTTGTTGAAGCAATGGGGCTTGGTGAAGAGATGGAAATAAGAGGATCTTTGCCTACCGTATCAACTTATAATGCTTTCATGCATGGCTTCTGCAAGCGAGGAAGAGTAGGTTATGCTATGCAGTGGGTTCCCGTTATGCTGAAAAAAAATTTGGTACTGGATATAATATCATACAATACTCTGATACATGGGTACTGTCTTTTGGGAAACATAAGGGAGGCTTTGTTCTTGTTATCAGAAATAAGGAAAAGAAATCTCAGTCCTTCTGCAGTTACATATAATACAATCATGGATGGGCTGTCCAGACTGGGGGATTTAGAAGGTGCTAGGCGGTTGAAGGATGAAATGATTAATCATGGAATTTCTCCTGATATTTTCACCTATACAATACTTATAAATGGTTCTTATAGGACAGGAAATCTTTGGATGGCAAACGAATTTTATTTGGAGATGCTTCACAAGGGGTTGGAGCCAGACCATTACGCATACACCACTCTTGTTGCAGGAAAAATGAAGCTTGGTGATATATCTGCAGCATTTAAACTGCAAGAAGAGATTCTAGCGAAAGGATTTCCTCCTGATGTAATCACCTATAATGTGTTTGTGGATGTTGTTGCCAAGTTCGGTGATTTGGAACAAGCTTGTGAATTATTGCTGAAGATGATGCAGGATGGAATTATGCCTGACCACATTACTTATACTAGCATCATCCATGCTCACTTGGAGCTTGGATACCTTACAAAAGCTAGGGAGTTATTTCATGAGATGCTGAGCAAAGGCTTGTTTCCCTCAGTTGTGACATACACCATATTAATCCATGCTCATGTTGGTAAAGGTAGGCTGGAGCTAGGACGTTTATATTTCTCAGAAATGCAGGAGAAGGGTATTTGGCCAAATGTGATCACATATAATGTGTTGATAAATGGTCTTTGTAAATATAGAAAAATGGATGAGGCGTACAGAATTTTTTCGAAAATGCAATCTAATGGAATAATGCCAAATAAATACACCTATACTATATTGATGAGTGAGAACTGTGACCAAGGGAACTGGCAGGAGGTCGTGAGGTTGTATAAAGAAATGCTAGATAGAGGAATCCAACCTGATTCTGTCACACATGGTGCATTTTTCAAACATTTTAGACGAGACTATAAATCCCTTGCAGTCCAATACCTTGAATGTATAGTTCTAGGTGACAGATAA
- the LOC140833479 gene encoding palmitoyl-acyl carrier protein thioesterase, chloroplastic-like, which yields MASTSCKVAPFCIHTSINKNDKNTHKHALQCVKINGSKSFSVTRMDVLSHEHAIPITSVDPTEENVQVLEQQIRQNIPTKKQLVDPFRQGVIILDGVGYRQTVVVRSYEVGPDKTATIESILNLLQETALNHVWMSGLLGDGFGATHGMMKNNLIWVVSRMQVQVDHYPIWGEVMEIDTWVGASGKNGMRRDWLIRSQATGMVFARATSTWVMMNQQTRRLSKMPDEVRAEISPWFIEKQAIEEDSGPEKIDKLDNNTRYMNTDLKPKRSDLDMNHHVNNVKYVRWMLEAIPDEFLENHQLSNIILEYRRECGSEEVVQSLCEPQEYELIKSGNIHQCNHIGANGHALSSHAILQENGHFIPLSILGPYSYTHLLQIKGESKNEEIVRGKTSWKKKLTTIPFP from the exons ATGGCTTCTACCTCATGTAAGGTGGCACCCTTCTGTATCCACACCTCAATCAACAAAAATGACAAGAACACACACAAACACGCACTTCAATGTGTGAAAATCAACGGGTCCAAGAGTTTTTCTGTAACGAGAATGGATGTTTTAAGCCATGAACACGCGATTCCAATCACTTCTGTTGATCCTACTGAAGAAAACGTACAAGTTCTTGAGCAACAGATTCGACAGAATATCCCGACCAAGAAGCAACTAGTGGATCCTTTTCGACAGGGAGTCATTATCTTGGACGGGGTCGGATACAGGCAGACCGTCGTCGTAAGATCATATGAGGTCGGCCCGGATAAAACCGCCACCATTGAAAGCATTCTTAACTTACTTCAG GAAACAGCATTGAATCATGTGTGGATGTCAGGCCTTCTCGGAGATGGATTTGGCGCGACTCATGGCATGATGAAAAACAATCTCATTTGGGTTGTTTCAAGAATGCAAGTTCAAGTTGATCATTATCCAATATG GGGTGAGGTAATGGAAATAGACACATGGGTTGGAGCATCAGGGAAGAACGGTATGCGAAGGGACTGGTTAATCCGGAGTCAAGCCACGGGCATGGTTTTCGCCCGCGCAACCAG TACATGGGTGATGATGAACCAGCAAACGAGACGCCTTTCGAAGATGCCGGATGAGGTGAGGGCAGAAATCTCACCATGGTTTATTGAGAAGCAAGCAATAGAAGAAGATAGTGGCCCTGAAAAGATAGACAAATTGGATAACAACACGCGTTACATGAACACAGACCTAAAG CCAAAGAGAAGTGATTTGGACATGAACCATCATGTGAACAATGTGAAATATGTTAGATGGATGCTTGAG GCAATCCCAGATGAATTCTTGGAGAATCACCAGCTCTCAAACATAATATTAGAATATAGAAGAGAATGTGGGAGTGAAGAAGTTGTGCAATCCCTTTGTGAACCTCAAGAGTATGAGCTAATAAAAAGTGGAAATATTCACCAATGCAATCACATTGGTGCAAATGGTCATGCTTTGTCATCTCATGCAATCCTTCAAGAAAATGGGCACTTCATACCCTTATCAATTCTTGGGCCATATAGCTACACACACTTGCTTCAAATAAAAGGGGAGTCTAAGAATGAAGAAATAGTGAGAGGAAAGACATCATGGAAGAAAAAACTCACAACTATACCCTTTCCTTAG
- the LOC140834280 gene encoding CDP-diacylglycerol--serine O-phosphatidyltransferase 1-like, which yields MEPNGHRRARRRDLVGYQKGDTSTSSSDDELDPWTAWAYKPRTITLLLIGACFLVWASGALNPENFVERDLVTSVKRGLWAMVAVFLAYCLLQAPSTVLIRPHPAIWRLVHGMAVVYLVALTFLLFQKRDDARRFMKYLHPHLGVELPERSYGADCRIYLPENPTSRFKNVYDTLFDEFVLAHVLGWWGKAIMIRNQPLLWLLSIGFELMELTFRHMLPNFNECWWDSIILDILICNWFGIWAGMRTVRYFDGKTYEWVGISRQPNIMGKVRRTLGQFTPARWDKDEWHPFLGPLRFIQVLSLCIGFLTVELNTFFLKFCLWIPPRNPLIIYRLVLWWLIAIPAIREYNSYLQDRKPMKKVGAFCWLSLAVCIVELLICIKFGHRQFPNPMPKWLVVFWTSIGVGLVVSLGTWSWKLHRLIRRKRQ from the exons ATGGAACCTAATGGTCACCGGAGAGCTAGACGGAGAGATCTTGTTGGTTATCAAAAAGGCGATACAAGTACATCGAGCAGTGACGATGAACTTGATCCATGGACCGCTTGGGCATACAAGCCTCGGACCATCACATTGTTATTAATTGGTGCATGCTTTCTTGT GTGGGCTAGTGGAGCACTCAATCCTGAAAACTTTGTAGAAAGAGATCTCGTTACCTCTGTGAAAAG GGGCTTATGGGCAATGGTTGCAGTGTTCCTTGCTTATTGCTTGCTACAAGCTCCTTCGAC GGTACTTATTCGTCCTCATCCTGCAATTTGGCGGCTCGTTCATGGAATGGCTGTCGTTTACCTAGTTGCATTGACATTTTTGCTTTTCCAG AAGCGTGACGATGCTCGACGATTTATGAAGTATCTGCACCCCCATCTTGGTGTCG AACTTCCAGAAAGATCTTACGGTGCTGATTGCCGTATTTATTTACCGGAAAATCCTACAAGCAGGTTTAAGAATGTTTAT GACACGCTGTTTGATGAGTTTGTTCTGGCTCATGTTCTTGGATGGTGGGGGAAAGCTATAATGATCCGTAATCAGCCTCTTTTGTGGTTACTTTCAATTGGATTTGAGTTGATGGAG CTTACTTTTCGCCATATGCTGCCAAATTTCAACGAGTGCTGGTGGGACAGCATTATTCTTGACATATTAATCTGCAATTGGTTTg GTATTTGGGCTGGTATGCGTACTGTTCGGTACTTTGATGGTAAAACCTACGAGTGGGTTGGTATAAGCCGCCAGCCAAACATCATGGGCAAA GTCAGAAGAACGTTGGGTCAATTTACACCGGCACGATGGGATAAAGATGAATGGCACCCTTTTCTTGGTCCGCTGCGATTCATTCAAGTTCTTAGCCTATGCATTGGCTTCTTGACTGTGGAACTCAACACATTCTTTCTCAAGTTTTGTCTTTGGATTCCACCACGAAATCCCCTTATTATATACCGCTTGGTTTTGTGGTGGCTTATCGCAATACCAGCTATTCGTGAGTACAATTCATATCTTCAAGACAG GAAACCGATGAAAAAGGTGGGAGCCTTTTGTTGGCTGTCACTTGCAGTTTGCATTGTTGAGCTTCTCATCTGCATCAAGTTTGGACATA GACAATTCCCGAATCCAATGCCTAAGTGGTTAGTCGTATTCTGGACGTCTATCGGAGTTGGACTCGTAGTTTCATTAGGCACGTGGTCATGGAAACTGCATCGATTGATAAGGAGAAAGAGACAATAA
- the LOC140834278 gene encoding DNA replication complex GINS protein PSF3-like yields the protein MASYYDVDDILAEEELVPSVFQHAANGVGLFDSSDYTNKVEAASRVELPFWLVSELYLRDLISIRVPPSFNKESKTREEIGADAAHVDLRSRCPYFYSLGCKIAPLVGDKTIGPFLLVAFRTRYKEVLIKAHTLTLAVAPKYMTLLTNEEAKLYEAGQSSIAAFKKWRMGGPRFEVAPVLGKKRKPT from the exons ATGGCAAGTTATTATgatgttgatgatatattggCGGAAGAAGAG CTTGTTCCATCTGTATTTCAACATGCTGCAAATGGAGTTGGGCTTTTTGATTCGAGTGACTACACTAATAAG GTTGAAGCTGCTTCCCGAGTAGAACTGCCTTTTTGGCTTGTCAGCGAACTGTACTTGAGAGATCTTATATCCATTAGGGTTCCTCCATCTTTTAACAAAga ATCCAAAACAAGGGAAGAAATAGGGGCGGATGCTGCTCATGTGGATCTCAGAAGTCGGTGTCCTTATTTTTATTCGCTAGGTTGCAAGATTGCACCGCT TGTTGGTGACAAAACCATTGGGCCATTTCTTCTCGTTGCATTTCGAACAAGATACAAGGAAGTCTTGATCAAGGCACATACTTTAACATTGGCAGTGGCTCCCAAATACATGACACTTCTAACTAACGAAGAAGCCAAAT TGTATGAGGCTGGTCAATCTTCAATAGCTGCATTTAAGAAGTGGCGGATGGGCGGGCCAAGATTTGAGGTCGCTCCAGTTCTTGGCAAGAAGAGGAAACCAACCTGA